One genomic segment of Helianthus annuus cultivar XRQ/B chromosome 14, HanXRQr2.0-SUNRISE, whole genome shotgun sequence includes these proteins:
- the LOC110906404 gene encoding uncharacterized protein LOC110906404, which produces MVEKFGQKDTHSSDSDSDGDDEGGDGGDAGAGVVGVSGASSAGAAGGTSAGNDEEDSESDDNPPEPGYEVYFDERGVKRIRRIRQEDDPEYVPSDTEAERLKIKKTVVQRKKKPRKNIGSSSAQQSVPQEPSQEAEMDPNLGFTATEASEMVPSPPRSSEPAPVVSSTPETPTVTPQDPSPSIASSIRATTSQPAVGHRQTIFSQTQPDEKVAFLFSQLQAAVG; this is translated from the coding sequence ATGGTAGAAAAGTTTGGTCAAAAGGATACTCATTCGTCTGACAGTGATAGTGATGGTGATGacgaaggtggtgatggtggtgatgcagGTGCTGGTGTCGTTGGTGTATCTGGTGCATCGTCTGCTGGTGCAGCTGGTGGTACTTCAGCTGGTAATGATGAGGAGGATTCTGAATCAGATGATAATCCACCTGAGCCTGGATACGAAGTTTATTTTGATGAACGAGGTGTGAAAAGGATCAGGAGGATCAGGCAAGAAGATGACCCTGAATACGTTCCTTCAGATACCGAAGCTGAACGTTTGAAGATAAAGAAAACGGTTGTCCAACGAAAGAAGAAACCAAGAAAGAACATTGGTTCTTCGTCTGCGCAACAATCGGTTCCTCAAGAGCCTTCCCAAGAAGCGGAAATGGATCCAAACCTTGGATTCACGGCCACTGAAGCTTCTGAAATGGTTCCATCTCCTCCAAGATCCTCTGAACCAGCTCCTGTAGTGAGTTCAACTCCTGAAACTCCTACAGTGACTCCTCAAGATCCAAGTCCCTCTATTGCATCATCCATTCGTGCAACGACTTCGCAGCCAGCCGTGGGGCACAGACAGACTATATTCTCGCAGACGCAGCCAGATGAAAAGGTAGCCTTCCTATTCTCTCAACTGCAAGCTGCTGTAGGTTAA